A genomic window from Streptomyces mirabilis includes:
- a CDS encoding PhzF family phenazine biosynthesis protein, with translation MTDFDVLRVFCGPGGDHGNELGVVREGSVMPDPEERQAFAAKLGFSETVFVDDPERGVVDIYTPTLRLPFAGHPCVGVGWLLDIPELVTPAGVVGVRLDGEFSWIEARAEWAPGRTLRQYGSADEVDALAVPEPGEWVYAWAWEDELAGRVRARGFPGRDDGIVEDEATGAAALLLTDRLGRALNIVQGAGSQILTAPQPGGWVEVGGRVRLLRT, from the coding sequence GTGACAGATTTCGACGTACTGCGCGTCTTCTGCGGGCCCGGTGGTGACCACGGCAACGAGCTCGGTGTGGTGCGCGAGGGTTCGGTGATGCCGGATCCGGAGGAGCGGCAGGCGTTCGCCGCGAAGCTCGGGTTCAGCGAGACCGTGTTCGTCGACGACCCCGAGCGCGGGGTCGTCGACATCTACACCCCGACCCTGCGGCTGCCGTTCGCCGGGCATCCCTGTGTCGGGGTGGGGTGGCTGCTCGACATTCCCGAACTGGTCACGCCCGCCGGGGTGGTGGGGGTGCGGCTGGACGGGGAGTTCAGCTGGATCGAGGCGCGGGCGGAGTGGGCGCCGGGGCGTACGTTGCGGCAGTACGGGTCCGCCGACGAGGTCGACGCGCTGGCCGTGCCGGAGCCGGGCGAGTGGGTGTACGCCTGGGCCTGGGAGGACGAGTTGGCCGGGCGCGTGCGGGCCCGAGGCTTTCCCGGACGGGACGACGGCATCGTGGAGGACGAGGCGACGGGGGCGGCGGCGCTGCTGCTCACCGACCGGCTGGGCCGCGCCCTGAACATCGTCCAGGGCGCCGGCTCCCAGATCCTCACCGCGCCGCAGCCGGGTGGGTGGGTGGAGGTGGGAGGCCGCGTACGACTGCTCCGAACCTGA
- the efeO gene encoding iron uptake system protein EfeO, which translates to MRAVRLSVVTAAATAAALAAVTGCTEKSDAGSGDAIQVTAADSKCETSSKSVPAGQVTLNIENKGSKATEVEILFPDDRIVSEKENIGPGTKYTLTAEVKAGSYEIACRPGMKGLGVRQKLAVTGGTVAKRDPRLDKAVAAYREYAQEQADATIPKVETFANAIKAGDIEAAKQAYAPSRFGWESTEPIAESFGDIDPKTDTRVNDLEKGQKWTGWHALEKALWQDKKIGAEQKALADELVTDLKGWQKRVGTAEITPTSMANGAKELLDEVATGKVTGEEDRYSHTDLSDFKGNVEGAQKSYELLKPVAQQNDKTLTTELDKQFSALNTLLDKYRTDDPQEKAQNGFVSYDKVTKDQRKELSDAVNALAEPLSKLAAAVVK; encoded by the coding sequence ATGCGAGCCGTCCGACTCTCAGTTGTCACCGCCGCCGCGACCGCGGCCGCTCTGGCCGCCGTCACGGGCTGCACCGAGAAGAGCGACGCCGGGTCCGGCGACGCGATTCAGGTGACCGCCGCCGACTCCAAGTGCGAGACCTCCTCGAAGTCCGTCCCGGCCGGCCAGGTCACCTTGAACATCGAGAACAAGGGCTCGAAGGCCACCGAGGTCGAGATCCTCTTCCCGGACGACCGGATCGTCTCCGAGAAGGAGAACATCGGCCCGGGCACCAAGTACACGCTGACCGCCGAGGTCAAGGCCGGTTCGTACGAGATAGCCTGCCGCCCCGGCATGAAGGGCCTCGGCGTCCGCCAGAAGCTCGCCGTGACCGGTGGCACGGTCGCCAAGCGCGACCCGCGCCTCGACAAGGCCGTCGCCGCCTACCGCGAGTACGCGCAGGAGCAGGCCGACGCGACGATCCCGAAGGTGGAGACGTTCGCCAACGCCATCAAGGCCGGCGACATCGAGGCCGCCAAGCAGGCCTACGCCCCCTCCCGCTTCGGCTGGGAGAGCACCGAGCCGATCGCGGAGTCCTTCGGGGACATCGACCCCAAGACCGACACCCGCGTCAACGACCTGGAGAAGGGCCAGAAGTGGACCGGCTGGCACGCGCTGGAGAAGGCCCTCTGGCAGGACAAGAAGATCGGCGCCGAGCAGAAGGCCCTCGCCGATGAGCTGGTCACCGACCTGAAGGGCTGGCAGAAGCGGGTCGGCACGGCCGAGATCACCCCGACCTCCATGGCCAACGGCGCCAAGGAACTGCTCGACGAGGTCGCCACCGGCAAGGTCACCGGCGAGGAGGACCGTTACTCGCACACCGACCTCAGCGACTTCAAGGGCAACGTCGAGGGCGCGCAGAAGTCGTACGAGCTGCTCAAGCCGGTCGCACAGCAGAACGACAAGACGCTGACCACCGAGCTCGACAAGCAGTTCTCGGCGCTGAACACGCTGCTGGACAAGTACCGCACGGACGATCCGCAGGAGAAGGCGCAGAACGGCTTCGTGTCGTACGACAAAGTCACCAAGGACCAGCGCAAGGAGCTCTCGGACGCGGTCAACGCGCTCGCCGAGCCGCTGTCCAAGCTCGCCGCGGCTGTTGTGAAGTAG